The Nostoc sp. 'Lobaria pulmonaria (5183) cyanobiont' genome window below encodes:
- a CDS encoding TROVE domain-containing protein, whose protein sequence is MNYNFFTKKKTTTPQNQPIPGREAEMVQGRSGGWMFDAGIWKMLRRCLLVGTAKSTYYAGKQELTEDFVTVVRQAVAENPGRVAEEILYASDGRAINNSAPILALVLLSMGEAPEAKQAFGEIFPQIVRTGSHFYEWLNYTKSLRGFGKVVREAGKTWLSREDVKGLAYQLLKYQQRQGFSHRDALRLFHVKPPTENHRKLFEWVVRGWEDLPADMPSEALAQIWWYEWLKRNPTQTHEAISQGRLTHEMAAPVGKMDQEAWQLLFQEMPIGAMLRNLGSLTELGVLRTDESANLLRVEAVLNNKEHLRKGRIHPIDVLKALKTYQSGGTLGRSKKTWNPVPRIVDILEKAVELSFDVVQPTGKVFMHAVDVSGSMGSMVADMGLTCCEIATTMALVTAKAEKNYMIRGFATEFQELSITAKDSFSSAVRKASNQNFGGTDASVAYDWMIKNKFKADVVCFWTDSESWAGYKHPSQALKEYRKKVNPNVKAVYVTLTPYQITLVDPEDSLSWDLAGFDPGTPRIIQMLATGEL, encoded by the coding sequence ATGAATTACAATTTTTTCACTAAAAAGAAGACAACTACACCTCAAAATCAACCTATCCCCGGACGAGAAGCAGAAATGGTTCAGGGACGTTCCGGCGGTTGGATGTTTGATGCTGGTATTTGGAAAATGCTGCGCCGTTGTTTGTTGGTTGGCACAGCAAAAAGCACTTACTACGCTGGTAAACAGGAATTAACTGAGGATTTTGTGACAGTTGTCAGACAAGCTGTTGCCGAAAATCCTGGACGTGTCGCAGAAGAAATTCTCTATGCTAGCGATGGACGCGCCATCAATAACAGTGCGCCTATCTTGGCTTTGGTATTGCTCTCTATGGGTGAAGCACCAGAAGCAAAACAGGCGTTTGGTGAAATATTTCCGCAAATTGTCCGCACTGGTAGCCACTTCTACGAATGGCTGAACTACACCAAATCTCTGCGGGGATTTGGTAAAGTAGTGCGGGAAGCTGGTAAAACTTGGCTCTCAAGGGAAGATGTCAAGGGTTTAGCTTATCAACTGTTGAAATATCAACAGCGTCAAGGCTTCTCCCACCGAGATGCGTTGCGGTTGTTCCATGTCAAACCGCCTACAGAAAATCACCGTAAACTATTTGAGTGGGTAGTTAGAGGCTGGGAAGATTTGCCAGCAGATATGCCCTCAGAAGCGTTGGCGCAGATTTGGTGGTATGAGTGGCTGAAACGGAATCCTACCCAAACCCATGAAGCTATTTCCCAAGGACGCTTAACCCACGAAATGGCTGCACCAGTCGGCAAAATGGATCAGGAAGCTTGGCAGCTACTATTTCAGGAAATGCCAATAGGTGCAATGTTGCGTAACTTGGGTTCTTTAACTGAACTGGGTGTGTTGCGAACAGATGAAAGTGCCAACTTGCTGCGAGTGGAAGCAGTTCTTAACAACAAGGAACATCTGCGTAAAGGTCGCATCCATCCAATTGATGTTTTGAAAGCACTCAAAACATATCAATCTGGTGGAACATTAGGACGCAGTAAGAAAACTTGGAATCCAGTTCCTCGGATTGTAGACATTTTAGAAAAGGCGGTTGAACTGTCTTTTGATGTTGTGCAACCCACAGGTAAAGTATTCATGCACGCCGTGGACGTTTCTGGTTCTATGGGTAGCATGGTTGCAGATATGGGACTGACTTGCTGTGAAATTGCCACCACAATGGCACTGGTGACAGCAAAAGCAGAGAAAAACTACATGATTCGTGGTTTTGCTACCGAATTCCAGGAATTAAGTATCACTGCCAAAGATAGTTTTAGTTCTGCGGTTCGCAAAGCTAGCAATCAAAACTTCGGTGGAACGGATGCGTCTGTAGCTTATGACTGGATGATTAAGAATAAGTTCAAAGCAGATGTAGTCTGCTTTTGGACTGACTCGGAAAGCTGGGCTGGGTATAAGCATCCAAGTCAAGCGCTGAAGGAGTACCGCAAAAAGGTAAATCCCAACGTCAAGGCAGTGTATGTCACCTTAACACCTTACCAGATTACTTTGGTAGATCCTGAAGATTCGCTGTCTTGGGATTTGGCAGGGTTCGACCCAGGTACACCTCGGATCATCCAGATGCTAGCTACGGGTGAATTATAG
- a CDS encoding tetratricopeptide repeat protein — protein MKSAEKINWHRVINSAQNWLADIAIEQGDRDEAQKLLIKGLTVAESSNNKRRLARYQRSLARWEKKWGSVQKACQLSTQAINGFEQLGMTRDAEEMQTLLDSP, from the coding sequence ATGAAAAGTGCAGAAAAAATTAATTGGCATCGGGTGATTAATTCTGCTCAAAATTGGCTGGCTGATATTGCCATTGAACAAGGCGATCGCGATGAAGCTCAAAAGCTATTAATTAAAGGCTTAACTGTCGCCGAAAGCAGCAATAATAAACGGCGTCTGGCTCGTTATCAACGTTCTCTTGCCCGCTGGGAGAAAAAGTGGGGAAGTGTCCAGAAAGCTTGCCAATTATCAACTCAGGCTATTAATGGTTTTGAGCAATTGGGAATGACAAGGGATGCAGAAGAGATGCAAACTTTACTTGATTCTCCATAA
- a CDS encoding exonuclease, which translates to MKSTYINGRCYYKGNSGVLLPAVTTVLKTTQPPESLAALSYWRNKVGDAEANRIAANSRRRGNALHQLIKEHLQGYSPKPDNSLIQPYWDSVQSVLNRLSDIQLVEEAVPNYKELYAGKVDLVARYQGIPYLIEWTTAEEPKLRIDKLYDKPLQLAAYGGAINRHYSDRLFNCKINHALIVVALPGEEAEIFKFDRARLIHVWHQWLNRLKSFIQKVNIF; encoded by the coding sequence ATGAAATCTACCTACATCAACGGCAGATGCTACTACAAAGGCAATAGTGGCGTTCTTCTTCCTGCTGTCACCACTGTTTTAAAAACGACACAGCCACCGGAGTCTCTAGCCGCCCTTTCCTATTGGCGTAATAAAGTTGGCGATGCAGAAGCAAATCGAATTGCTGCTAACAGCCGTCGCCGAGGAAATGCCTTGCACCAATTGATTAAAGAACACCTGCAAGGTTACTCGCCCAAACCTGACAACAGCCTGATTCAGCCTTACTGGGATAGTGTTCAATCTGTGCTAAACCGACTTAGTGATATTCAACTGGTTGAAGAAGCCGTACCTAACTATAAAGAACTTTACGCCGGGAAAGTTGATTTAGTTGCTCGTTATCAAGGTATTCCGTATTTAATTGAATGGACTACAGCCGAGGAACCAAAACTGAGAATTGATAAGCTTTATGACAAGCCTTTACAACTAGCTGCTTATGGTGGTGCGATTAATCGGCATTATAGCGATCGCCTCTTTAACTGCAAAATTAACCATGCTCTGATTGTCGTAGCTTTGCCAGGTGAAGAAGCAGAGATTTTTAAATTTGATCGTGCTAGGCTAATTCATGTCTGGCATCAATGGCTTAATCGGCTGAAATCTTTTATTCAGAAGGTGAATATTTTTTAA